One genomic region from Antedon mediterranea chromosome 3, ecAntMedi1.1, whole genome shotgun sequence encodes:
- the LOC140043415 gene encoding long-chain fatty acid transport protein 2-like, translating into MIEVIIELAIVFAIMSVVALQLAYPRLWTDITFIADKVKTTRRLKQFAAQKIPRTIVDVFEEHARNTPDKVFLVYQSQNYTYADVNKAANRVARVAQQMGFRVGDVVALLFMNEPAFIWNLLGFAKLSVRCALLNYNLKAKSLLHCFRVGQAKALIVGKGDQLQELTKQILPVLIQSGTSVWLQESDNNNTWPPPTNKHIMQANPLVGDISDLDLPRDVRKGLNFRDPVVYIYTSGTTGLPKASKLSHYKLLAGGSLLNFFNFTADDVMYITLPLYHISALFFGLSNAINKGATIVLRSKFSASTFWDDCRKHNVSVVLYVGELFRYLLARPKETTDCINKVRLAVGNGLGADIWQEVKERYAIDQIVETYGATESNFGIMNIVNKQGSVGCWPPLLRTFCPIELIRYDYETAQPVRDEKGRCIRVAPDEVGLLVCPVNKMFPVEGYVGNKELTENKLIRNVLRENDIYYNTGDLFIRDRDHFLYFKDRLGDTFRWKGENVATTEVSQIINEYDGILETNVYGVHVTGCCGKAGMAAIIMKPQCAIDPERLFHHVTKSLPNYACPRFIRLMTSMEHTCTFKQKKTQLVQEGFDPELISDPLYFMDDLQQRYIRLDPSLYLKITNGGLRL; encoded by the exons ATGATAGAGGTGATAATAGAGTTAGCGATTGTATTTGCTATCATGTCGGTGGTAGCACTACAGTTAGCTTACCCTAGACTCTGGACTGACATCACATTCATCGCCGATAAAGTGAAGACAACACGTCGACTTAAACAGTTTGCTGCCCAGAAGATTCCACGAACGATAGTTGATGTTTTTGAAGAACACGCGCGAAATACTCCCGATAAAGTTTTTCTGGTATACCAAAGTCAAAACTATACGTACGCAGATGTCAACAAAGCGGCGAACAGAGTTGCTAGGGTGGCACAGCAGATGGGCTTCAGAGTGGGGGATGTCGTAGCACTGTTATTTATGAATGAACCTGCATTTATTTGGAACCTACTGGGTTTTGCCAAACTTAGTGTCCGGTGTGCTCTTTTGAACTATAACTTAAAAGCCAAATCGTTACTGCATTGTTTTCGAGTAGGGCAAGCGAAAGCACTGATAGTTGGTAAAG GCGATCAACTTCAGGAGTTAACCAAACAGATTCTACCGGTTCTGATACAGAGTGGAACTTCCGTCTGGTTACAGGAATCCGACAACAACAACACTTGGCCTCCTCCGACAAACAAGCATATCATGCAGGCGAATCCGCTTGTGGGGGACATTAGCGACTTGGACCTGCCACGTGATGTGCGGAAGGGTCTCAATTTTAGAGACCCTGTCGTGTACATCTATACTTCTGGGACTACAG GATTACCAAAAGCCAGCAAGTTGTCACATTATAAACTCCTAGCGGGTGGCAGTCTTCTAAACTTTTTCAACTTTACTGCCGATGACGTCATGTACATAACGCTTCCCCTTTATCATATATCTGCTCTGTTTTTCGGTCTTAGTAACGCAATCAACAAAG GCGCAACGATTGTTCTAAGGTCCAAGTTTTCAGCGTCCACATTCTGGGATGATTGCCGGAAACACAACGTATCGGTCGTGCTTTACGTCGGCGAACTGTTCCGGTATCTCCTAGCAAGACCAAAG GAAACTACAGATTGCATTAACAAAGTGCGTTTAGCTGTCGGAAATGGATTGGGGGCAGACATTTGGCAAGAAGTGAAAGAACGTTATGCAATTGATCAAATCGTAGAGACGTATGGTGCTACGGAAAGCAACTTTGGCATCATGAATATTGTAAACAAACAAGGCTCCGTTGGCTGCTGGCCACCGTTATTGAGG ACATTTTGTCCAATTGAACTGATAAGATATGATTATGAAACAGCACAACCAGTCAGAGACGAAAAGGGCCGTTGTATCCGGGTCGCTCCTG aTGAAGTCGGTCTGCTTGTCTGTCCCGTCAACAAAATGTTTCCAGTCGAAGGCTATGTTGGAAATAAAGaattaacagaaaataaattgataagGAACGTTCTTCGAGAAAATGATATTTACTATAATACCGGAGACCTTTTCATAAGAGACAGAGATCACTTTCTATACTTTAAAGATAGACTGGGAGACACATTCAG atgGAAAGGAGAGAATGTTGCGACAACTGAAGTGTCGCAAATAATCAACGAATATGATGGTATCTTAGAAACAAATGTTTACGGCGTACATGTTACAG gTTGCTGCGGTAAAGCTGGAATGGCAGCCATCATCATGAAGCCCCAGTGTGCCATCGATCCCGAAAGATTATTTCATCATGTGACAAAATCACTTCCCAACTACGCATGTCCACGCTTTATTCGTTTGATGACGTCAATGGAGCATACGTGCACTTTCAAACAAAAGAAAACGCAGTTGGTCCAAGAAGGATTCGACCCAGAACTTATCTCAGACCCTCTTTATTTTATGGATGATTTGCAACAAAGGTACATACGCCTGGACCCGTCTCTCTACTTGAAAATTACAAATGGTGGTCTTAGACTCTGa